In a genomic window of Brettanomyces nanus chromosome 1, complete sequence:
- a CDS encoding uncharacterized protein (EggNog:ENOG41) translates to MKPSTSSKLQRAIFKASKDIEPDGEISEALKLDISPHLDTAVEPMLKPELIKFIANLDPAYTLGTRERKLQTIGRIANPVDDRKSSTKGVVKSYSKRKLSIDEAVVLLQLRKCKLISIDIEEWERARNLLTEIGIAMYNPQYQRFSLFPHIVTEHLVIKEHLDKHNGRYVPDAKDKNLTGESTILSMSQARATVHELFDKLGKDTVIVGHGVSGDLSILDSLGIHIPADLKIIDTQSLWYSISGNKNAKSSLGYILDRFGIPTAFLHNGANDAYYTLVVCLMMASPDFRNSSVFRERNAKISPAVTTPSDDDVTNREKVIIRCGLDDKAISVKMGRSASNRNKRNPSPNNFFQPLNYNSKRFKSRIDEFLK, encoded by the coding sequence ATGAAGCCCTCTACTAGTTCGAAATTACAAAGAGCCATCTTTAAAGCTTCCAAGGATATAGAGCCTGATGGGGAGATCAGTGAGGCTTTAAAACTCGATATAAGTCCTCATTTAGACACTGCGGTAGAACCCATGCTAAAGCCTGAGCTTATAAAATTCATCGCTAACTTAGATCCGGCTTATACGCTTGGGACGAGGGAAAGAAAGTTACAGACAATTGGGCGTATTGCTAATCCTGTTGATGATCGAAAGAGCTCTACGAAGGGTGTCGTTAAGTCATACTCTAAGAGAAAGCTCAGTATAGATGAAGCCGTCGTGCTTCTCCAATTACGGAAATGTAAGTTGATCTCCATAGATATCGAAGAATGGGAACGTGCCAGAAATCTGCTTACCGAAATTGGTATAGCCATGTACAATCCTCAATATCAGAgattctctcttttcccGCATATTGTCACTGAGCATCTCGTTATCAAGGAACATCTCGACAAGCATAACGGCAGATACGTTCCTGATGCCAAGGATAAAAATTTGACTGGAGAATCCACCATTCTGTCCATGTCCCAGGCTAGGGCTACTGTGCATGAGCTCTTTGATAAGCTGGGAAAGGATACCGTGATCGTGGGACACGGCGTTAGCGGGGACTTATCTATTCTTGACTCTTTGGGAATCCATATACCTGCTGATTTGAAAATTATAGACACCCAATCGTTGTGGTACTCAATTTCTGGTAATAAGAATGccaaatcttctttggGATATATACTAGATCGGTTTGGTATTCCAACAGCTTTTCTTCATAATGGAGCCAACGATGCATACTACACTTTAGTGGTTTGTCTTATGATGGCTTCGCCTGACTTTAGAAACAGTTCTGTTTTCAGAGAGAGGAATGCAAAGATTTCTCCTGCTGTTACCACTCCCtccgatgatgatgtcacTAATCGTGAGAAGGTCATCATTCGGTGCGGTTTGGATGACAAGGCTATATCTGTCAAGATGGGAAGAAGCGCAAGCAATCGTAATAAGAGAAACCCTAGTCctaacaacttctttcaGCCGCTTAACTATAACTCAAAGAGGTTCAAATCTAGAATTGACGAGTTTCTCAAGTAA
- the YRB1 gene encoding Ran GTPase-binding protein yrb1 (BUSCO:EOG093444VH), with product MSFEDTKKGEKAPVSGSNSLPKPPTSNVFAMFGGDKKAPEAKKSESAEDEAADEKEKKEQRERKEKDEKSTEGEDDGIHFEPLVHLDKVDVKNNEEDEDVTFKMRAKMFRFAPDAKEWKERGTGEVRFLKHKKTGKVRLIMRRDKTLKVCANHYLAPEYVLKPNVGSERSWVYTVTGDVSDGSPAVQTFAIRFGSKENAEKFKKEFEESQKENESTHEKE from the coding sequence ATGTCCTTTGAAGACACCAAGAAGGGCGAGAAAGCTCCAGTAAGTGGCTCTAATTCGTTGCCAAAGCCTCCTACATCAAACGTGTTTGCCATGTTTGGAGGTGACAAGAAGGCCCCTgaggcaaagaaaagtgaaTCGGCAGAGGATGAGGCTGCagatgaaaaggagaagaaggaacaaagggaaagaaaagaaaaagatgaaaaatcgaccgaaggagaagatgatggtaTTCATTTCGAGCCATTGGTCCATTTAGATAAGGTTGACGTGAAGAACAATGAGGAAGACGAGGATGTCACATTCAAAATGAGAGCCAAGATGTTCCGTTTTGCTCCAGATGCCAAAGAATGGAAGGAGAGAGGTACAGGAGAGGTTAGATTCTTGAAGCACAAGAAAACTGGTAAAGTTAGACTGATTATGAGAAGAGACAAGACTTTGAAAGTGTGTGCCAACCACTATTTGGCTCCTGAGTACGTTTTGAAGCCTAATGTGGGATCTGAGAGATCTTGGGTCTACACAGTTACCGGAGATGTCTCTGATGGTTCCCCTGCCGTCCAAACTTTTGCCATCAGATTCGGTTCAAAGGAGAATGCCgagaagttcaagaaggagTTCGAAGAGtctcagaaagagaatgagTCTACCCACGAGAAAGAATGA